The genomic interval TCATCCTCGTCAACTCCAACCCGGCGACGATCATGACCGACCCGGAGATCGCCGACGCCACCTACGTCGAGCCGATCACCCCGGAGTTCGTCGAGAAGATCATCGCCAAGGAGCGCCCCGATGCCCTGCTGCCCACCCTGGGCGGCCAGACGGCCCTCAACACCGCGATCTCGCTGCACGAGGCCGGCACCCTCGACAAGTACGGCGTCGAGCTGATCGGCGCCAATGTCGAGGCCATCAACAAGGGCGAGGACCGCGACCTGTTCAAGGACGTCGTGGAGGAGGTCCGCAAGAAGATCGGGCACGGCGAGTCCGCCCGCTCGGTCATCTGCCACTCCATGGACGACGTCCTCAAGGGCGTCGAGACGCTCGGCGGCTACCCGGTCGTCGTCCGCCCGTCCTTCACGATGGGCGGCGCCGGCTCCGGCTTCGCGCACGACGAGGAGGAGCTGCGCCGGATCGCCGGCCAGGGCCTGACCCTCTCGCCGACCACCGAGGTGCTCCTGGAGGAGTCCATCCTCGGCTGGAAGGAGTACGAACTGGAGTTGATGCGCGACAAGAACGACAACGTCGTGGTCGTCTGCTCCATCGAGAACTTCGACCCGATGGGCGTGCACACCGGCGACTCGATCACCGTCGCGCCCGCCATGACACTCACCGACCGTGAGTACCAGGTTCTGCGCGACGTCGGCATCGCGATCATCCGCGAGGTCGGCGTCGACACCGGCGGCTGCAACATCCAGTTCGCGGTGGACCCCGAGGACGGCCGCGTGATCGTCATCGAGATGAACCCGCGCGTGTCCCGCTCCTCGGCGCTCGCCTCCAAGGCGACCGGCTTCCCGATCGCCAAGATCGCCGCGAAGCTCGCCGTCGGCTACACGCTGGACGAGATCCCGAACGACATCACCGAGCAGACCCCGGCCTCCTTCGAGCCGACGCTCGACTATGTGGTGGTCAAGGCCCCGCGGTTCGCCTTCGAGAAGTTCCCCTCCGCCGACTCCACCCTCACGACCACCATGAAGTCGGTCGGCGAGGCCATGGCGATCGGCCGCAACTTCACCGAGGCCTTCCAGAAGGCGCTGCGCTCGCTGGAGAAGAAGGGCAGTCAGTTCACCTTCGTGGGCGAGCCGGGCGACAAGACGGCCCTCCTGGAGGAGTCCGTACGGCCCACCGACGGCCGGATCAACACCGTCATGCAGGCCATCCGCGCGGGCGCCACGCCCGAGGAGGTCTTCGCGTACACGAAGATCGACCCCTGGTTCGTCGACCAGCTCTTCCTGATCAAGGAGATCGCGGACGAGCTGGCCGCCGCCGAGCGCCTGGACGCCGATCTGCTCGCCGAGGCGAAGCGGCACGGCTTCTCCGACCAGCAGATCGGTGAGATCCGCGGCCTGCGCGAGGACGTGGTGCGCGAGGTGCGGCACGCGCTCGGCGTACGCCCGGTCTACAAGACCGTCGACACCTGCGCGGCCGAGTTCGCCGCGAAGACGCCGTACTTCTACTCCTCCTATGACGAGGAGAGCGAGGTCGCGTCCCGGACCAAGCCCGCGGTGATCATCCTGGGCTCGGGTCCGAACCGCATCGGCCAGGGCATCGAGTTCGACTACTCCTGCGTGCACGCGTCCTTCGCGCTGTCGGACGCCGGGTACGAGACGGTGATGGTCAACTGCAACCCGGAGACCGTCTCCACCGACTACGACACCTCCGACCGGCTGTACTTCGAGCCGCTCACCCTGGAGGACGTCCTGGAGGTCGTCCACGCGGAGAAGCAGGCCGGCCCGGTCGCGGGCGTCATCGTGCAGCTCGGCGGCCAGACCCCGCTGGGCCTGGCGCAGGCGCTCAAGGACAACGGCGTGCCGATCGTGGGCACCCCGCCCGAGGCGATCCACGCCGCCGAGGACCGCGGCGCCTTCGGCCGGGTCCTCGCCGAGGCGGGTCTGCCGGCCCCCAAGCACGGCACCGCCACCACCTTCGCCGGCGCGAAGGCCATCGCGGACGAGATCGGCTACCCGGTCCTGGTACGGCCCTCCTACGTCCTCGGCGGACGCGGCATGGAGATCGTCTACGACGAGACCCGCCTGGAGTCCTACATCGCCGAGTCGACCGAGATCAGCCCCTCGCGGCCGGTCCTCGTCGACCGCTTCCTGGACGACGCCATCGAGATCGACGTCGACGCCCTCTACGACGGCCAGGAGCTCTACCTGGGCGGCGTGATGGAGCACATCGAGGAGGCCGGCATCCACTCCGGCGACTCGGCGTGCGCGCTGCCGCCGATCACCCTGGGCGGCTTCGACATCAAGCGCCTGCGGGCCTCCACCGAGGCCATCGCGAAGGGCGTCGGCGTCCGGGGCCTGATCAACATCCAGTTCGCGATGGCCGGCGACATCCTCTACGTCCTGGAGGCCAACCCGCGCGCGTCCCGCACCGTCCCCTTCACCTCGAAGGCGACCGCGGTGCCGCTCGCCAAGGCCGCCGCCCGCATCTCGCTGGGCGCG from Streptomyces sp. CC0208 carries:
- the carB gene encoding carbamoyl-phosphate synthase large subunit produces the protein MPKRTDIQSVLVIGSGPIVIGQAAEFDYSGTQACRVLKAEGLRVILVNSNPATIMTDPEIADATYVEPITPEFVEKIIAKERPDALLPTLGGQTALNTAISLHEAGTLDKYGVELIGANVEAINKGEDRDLFKDVVEEVRKKIGHGESARSVICHSMDDVLKGVETLGGYPVVVRPSFTMGGAGSGFAHDEEELRRIAGQGLTLSPTTEVLLEESILGWKEYELELMRDKNDNVVVVCSIENFDPMGVHTGDSITVAPAMTLTDREYQVLRDVGIAIIREVGVDTGGCNIQFAVDPEDGRVIVIEMNPRVSRSSALASKATGFPIAKIAAKLAVGYTLDEIPNDITEQTPASFEPTLDYVVVKAPRFAFEKFPSADSTLTTTMKSVGEAMAIGRNFTEAFQKALRSLEKKGSQFTFVGEPGDKTALLEESVRPTDGRINTVMQAIRAGATPEEVFAYTKIDPWFVDQLFLIKEIADELAAAERLDADLLAEAKRHGFSDQQIGEIRGLREDVVREVRHALGVRPVYKTVDTCAAEFAAKTPYFYSSYDEESEVASRTKPAVIILGSGPNRIGQGIEFDYSCVHASFALSDAGYETVMVNCNPETVSTDYDTSDRLYFEPLTLEDVLEVVHAEKQAGPVAGVIVQLGGQTPLGLAQALKDNGVPIVGTPPEAIHAAEDRGAFGRVLAEAGLPAPKHGTATTFAGAKAIADEIGYPVLVRPSYVLGGRGMEIVYDETRLESYIAESTEISPSRPVLVDRFLDDAIEIDVDALYDGQELYLGGVMEHIEEAGIHSGDSACALPPITLGGFDIKRLRASTEAIAKGVGVRGLINIQFAMAGDILYVLEANPRASRTVPFTSKATAVPLAKAAARISLGATVAELRAEGLLPANGDGGELPLDAPISVKEAVMPWSRFRDIHGRGVDTVLGPEMRSTGEVMGIDSVFGTAYAKSQAGAYGPLPTKGRAFISVANRDKRSMIFPARELVAHGFELLATSGTAEVLKRNGINATVVRKQSEGPGPNGEKTIVQYIHDGEVDLIVNTPYGTGGRLDGYEIRTAAVARSVPCLTTVQALAAAVQGIDALNHGDVGVRSLQEHAQHLTAARD